A region of the Salvia hispanica cultivar TCC Black 2014 unplaced genomic scaffold, UniMelb_Shisp_WGS_1.0 HiC_scaffold_597, whole genome shotgun sequence genome:
TTTTGTTGCAGCTTTCCCTTTGTTCCTCCTTGTTGAAAATCCCCTTAATACATTGTGCATTGCCTTCCCAATCTTACTTGATGAACTCTTCACAATTGGGCGTGACGATCCCTCGGTAGGTGGTCGAGATATTACTACTTCATCCCCTTCCACACTCCCTGATTCCGCgtcctcttcttcctcgtcttcttcttcgttgTCCTCTTCTTCCTGTTCCTGTTCCTGCTGACCCTCTTCTTCCCTCACAGGAGCCACAAATTGGTAATTCTGGAAATATGAATCACGTCGTGCTCTAGCTGCATCCCAATCAGTACCAGCGTCGAAGAATGAATCACATGATAATCTTGTTCCCCATTGCGAGTCGTCGTGGCTTGAACCACTCATCTGGGACTGTGACCCTGGGTAGACAGACCAACTGGGGGGATCGTACTCTGGACTCAGTGGCTCTGGTTCCGCATAATCAGGCTGCGGCTGTTGCGGCTGCGACAACCTATACTGTCGGGTATACCGGTGTCCACCTACTCGAACACCCGGCACTCCATGACGAATAGAAGTCGGTGGGCGTGTCGGCATGACCACATCTCGCCGTTGCGACGTGGGATACTCCATCACATCAGTATTACCTGTCGCACGAAGACCCTCAGCAACCATTTCTCGAATCTGCCGTAACCGAGGATCGGTGTCATGTTCAGAGGTCAAATGCCATATCCCCTGAGCCATCTCAACCTGGATAATACAAAATCATTAAAACCAacatatacaaatttaaaactgaattcatttttatatacaaaaacatACCAACACTTTCATAGAAGAGGCTGACTCGTTCATCCCAGTCGTTGACTGTGTCCCAGGTTGAGTTAGGTATGACACCGTGATCCTATTGTACCACGCCATATAGCCCGGATTAATGCGACCTTCCATGCCCGCCGTTGCATGGTCAAAAGTTGATTGGAACCTCTCGTGTCTCATATCCCACTCATCAATGTACAATTTATGTTTCTTTGCCCAATCAGCGCCCTTCATCCCACGACGGTGACTTTTACACAAATGTCCGGCATTCTTTAGCATCCTATCAT
Encoded here:
- the LOC125199635 gene encoding serine/threonine-protein phosphatase 7 long form homolog — encoded protein: MAHQMFSEFVGRKLRPMRMDNELITALVERWRPETHSFHLPVGEATVTLQDVQSLWGLRADGRVFTGYDYPIGYEDWPSKCRDMLGWIPDVDTETKQGGLLMTSLIHQATLPLDDGLHAYAYVQRARIHALILLGGLILPDTTGCKVPFMWLNAFDDPNQVANISWGSAALAYLYHYLCEASVGRQKRDLGGPMVLLQLWAWERMPTLRPSFVISPMHTPYTPCGAKWHGVTEIGNAPRYSVAYYRDQLSLIRPGQFLWTPYVDCILPDHCIDSTASFLCDTYLVCWSFVEAHEAGRVCRQFNRYQRIPEYHDRMLKNAGHLCKSHRRGMKGADWAKKHKLYIDEWDMRHERFQSTFDHATAGMEGRINPGYMAWYNRITVSYLTQPGTQSTTGMNESASSMKVLVEMAQGIWHLTSEHDTDPRLRQIREMVAEGLRATGNTDVMEYPTSQRRDVVMPTRPPTSIRHGVPGVRVGGHRYTRQYRLSQPQQPQPDYAEPEPLSPEYDPPSWSVYPGSQSQMSGSSHDDSQWGTRLSCDSFFDAGTDWDAARARRDSYFQNYQFVAPVREEEGQQEQEQEEEDNEEEDEEEEDAESGSVEGDEVVISRPPTEGSSRPIVKSSSSKIGKAMHNVLRGFSTRRNKGKAATKYTPSGK